GAAGATCCGCGTTGCCTACGTCGCCCTGTGCGTTCTGAAAATCGATCGTGAGGTTATCGCCTTCAGTAAGACCGCTTTCCTTGAGTCCCTCAACTAACCCTTTGTAGCAGTTATCAAGAGAAGGGTGGGGGGCAAATTGTATAACCCCGATCTTATAAGATGTTTTTGTTGTTGCTGCATTATTACCATCAGTGGTATTTTTTGTGCTGTTTGTTCCACAAGCGCTTAGAGTGACTGCAATACAACCGCACAGCGCAAGTGCCATTAGCTTTTTAAATTGTTTTTTCATAATTTCCGCCTCCAATTAAATTATTAAATAAAAAAAAGCTCTTGTCTCTGATTAACAGGGACAAGAGCATAATTCTCCTGCGGTACCACCCAAATTGGCGCAAAGCGCCCGCTTATTTGTCACGCCGTTTTACGGATATGACACCTTGCTTTAACGTGCAAGTTACACCGTCGGTTCCTAATCCAGTTAAACTGTTTCAGACCGCCCTCCCGAGTCCATTCAAAACGGTTAGACTGCTGCAATCACACCTTCTGCAGCTCTCTGTAAGTTCTAAAGACCTATTTCTACTATTCTCAGTCACAGGTTTAATATATTATAAATTATTTTATATCAGTGTTTGTTCTCTGTCAAGTATTAAATTAAGAAATTTTAGCTTGATTAATGGCTTTTAGTTGTTACTACCTGCTTAAAATTATAAGGGCATATATAATAAATGTAGAGACTTTTAAAGATTATTCAATTCATCAACTGCTGAACTTGGAAGATCAACATCTGAAGCTGAAAGGGAATCGTGCAGCTGATTAATATTTTTACACCCAATTATAGCTACTGCTGGCAAAGCATTGCAGGTTATGTAACCTAGAGCTGCTGCCGTCGGAGTGATATTAAATTTATCGGCGCATTCCCTGACTTTAACAAGGCGTTTTAAATTTTCTTCTGTTAAAAATCTAGAGAGAGCTTTATTATTATTGGAATCCAAACCGTTTTTTATAGTTCGAGTGAAAAAACCCTTTGCTTGAGAAGAAAAGGCCATCACCGGAAAGTTATTTTCTAAATACCAGTTATATTCTTTATCATTCATACACACTAGTGTGGGGTCACCATGTGCCTCTGGTGTGGAAACAGCAAGGCTCCATTGGATTTGGCTTATACTAAACCCGCTCAGGCCTGATGATTTCGAATATAAATTAGCGGCTTCAATACGCTCGGATGTCCAATTCGAACATCCAATATATCTAACTTTCCCACTCTTAATAAATTCTGATAACGTTTCCATAATTTCTTCAATAGGACGATTTGTGTCATCGCGATGCAAAAAATAAATATCTATATAATCTGTTTTTAAAGCGTTAAGACTGGAATCAATATCTAAAGTTAGATTTTCACGTGAAAGACGGCTATGACCATTTAAAGGATGCCCGCCTTTGGTTACTAATATTATTTTGTGACGATTATTTCGCTCGTTAAGCCATTCGCCGATAAGGCTTTCGCTTGTACCGTCACTATACACTCTAGCAGTATCTATGCAATTCCCACCCGATTCAGTAAAACCATTTAGCAGTGAATAACTTGTTTTTACGTCAACTGAGGTACCGTAATAATCTGTACCAAGCACTAATTTTGATATTTTTAATTCATTGAATTGCAGATATTTCATAATGCACCTTTTCTATTTTATTATGTTTAGCTCTAGAGATATATTATACCAATAATACACGTCAGCACAACTACTGCAACAACATTCTCTGATAACTCTATTCACTTGGTTAATAATTCGATTACATATATAGCCGACAAAGAAATCATCAAAAGCTATGAAGACAGGACAGTTAAACCTGACTGTATATAATCGAAATAGTTGTCACAATAAATATACCAGTGTTTTAAAAGACACAAATATCAAATAGGACAATATGTTGTTTGTATTGTTATAAAACTAACAATAATTAACACACATTGATTTGATTACATATCAAATCAATAACTTACATATTGTAACTAGTTAATTATAGCTATAAGATAAATACGAACATTGAGGAGAAGATAAAGAATTCAATAACAATGATTAATTTTATTGAATTGAACATTTTATTTTTAAAGACAAATAAATTATAAAATTGTTTGTTGCAATGTTTTTTAAATTGCTTACTTCTTAATCTTTTATAGATTACTCTCTCTCTCAAAAGCACAGAAAGCACTCACGTGAGTGCTTTCTGTGCGCATCCCCTAAAAAAACTTATATAACTATAGAATGCAAAGGCTAAATATAATAGAAGTGAGGTGATTACATATCAGGTAAATAACTTACATATTGTTCGAAAGTGTTTGAAGTAATAATATTGATGATGGGAAAAGAAATTAAAAAAAGGTGGGAGCATTATGAAACAATTTTCACGAAGAATTTTCAGCGTGGCTCTCTGTGCGA
This DNA window, taken from Bacillota bacterium, encodes the following:
- a CDS encoding aldo/keto reductase, giving the protein MKYLQFNELKISKLVLGTDYYGTSVDVKTSYSLLNGFTESGGNCIDTARVYSDGTSESLIGEWLNERNNRHKIILVTKGGHPLNGHSRLSRENLTLDIDSSLNALKTDYIDIYFLHRDDTNRPIEEIMETLSEFIKSGKVRYIGCSNWTSERIEAANLYSKSSGLSGFSISQIQWSLAVSTPEAHGDPTLVCMNDKEYNWYLENNFPVMAFSSQAKGFFTRTIKNGLDSNNNKALSRFLTEENLKRLVKVRECADKFNITPTAAALGYITCNALPAVAIIGCKNINQLHDSLSASDVDLPSSAVDELNNL